CGGCAAAGCGGTCGTCTCGCCTCGGACCTTGGCATGGCGGACCGAATTCAACGCCAAGTTTCTGGCTGTCGCGAACAGGAAGGCTTTGGGGGCTTTGACCTCCTTTTGGGCATGGGCCTTCATGACCTTTAGGTAAGCTTCCTGCATCACATCATCTAAATCGACACCGGAGGGGAAACGGCTTCGCAACCAGGCGCGTAACATACTGTCGTGCGGTTGCAGGTGTTCGCGGAACCAATCGCTTTCGTCGGGGGATTCGGGGGGCATAATACTGGGCAAAAGTTGGTTAGAGAGTGGCGCTCGTCCAAGAGACACCTACCTCCGTCAAAATGACTAAAAGATTGGCTGGAAATAGGTCAACACAGAGACCTTTCAGGCGGGCGAATTGTCGACAGATCCCTTGAGCCTGGTGGCGATGTCCCCTCTTCTCCGTTTTGCCCGCCTATCTTGTTGACCCTTTCACCAGAAAGAATAGCCAAGTACTCCCCTTAACATGCTATTGAAGGGCAATAATCCACGGTCTCGACAAAAATGAGCACAGAAAAATCTACCATCATCTACACCAAGACAGACGAAGCGCCCGCGCTTGCCACCTATTCCTTCCTTCCCATGGTGCAGGCCTTCGCCAAATCAGCTGGAGTTTCCGTCGAGACTCGAGACATCTCGCTCGCTGGCCGAATCCTGGCCCATTTTCCAGAAAACCTGACCGAAGCCCAGCGCATCGGAGACCACCTTGCCGAACTCGGCGAGCTGGCCACCAAGCCGGAAGCCAACATCATCAAGCTTCCCAACATCTCCGCTTCCATCCCGCAG
This genomic interval from Pelagicoccus albus contains the following:
- a CDS encoding RNA polymerase sigma factor, with the translated sequence MPPESPDESDWFREHLQPHDSMLRAWLRSRFPSGVDLDDVMQEAYLKVMKAHAQKEVKAPKAFLFATARNLALNSVRHAKVRGETTALPIEDCEFIDGAEGVHEAVARNQELEILTKAIQSLPDRCRQIFTLRKVYGMSQRDIARKLNISARTVNAQISIGVNKCADFVGRYCETGKL